Below is a window of Hydrogenimonas sp. DNA.
GCTCTGGAAGAGGGGAGGATAACCTGCCACTACCAGCCGATTGTCGATCTCAAAAGCGGCAAGATCATAAAATACGAAGCACTGGTACGTATGGTGGAGAAAGACGGGAAGATACTTACACCCTATCTGTTTCTAGATTCTATCGCATACACCAACATATATACGGATCTGACAAAACGGGTACTTACTATCGTACTGGAGCAGATCAAACTGCAAAGGATGCCGATCAGCATCAATCTCAATATTTCCGACATCCTGGACAATATGGTCTACATGATAATAGCCGAAGAGATCGAGGAAAATCTTGATCTTGCACAGTGGCTTGTGATAGAGCTCCTGGAAAACGAACCGATACACAACGTAGAGAACTTAAGAGAGAGACTCACCAAACTCAAATCCTACGGTGTGAAGATCGCGATAGACGACTTCGGAAGCGGCTTCTCCAACTTCTCCATCTTCCAGGAACTGCCGATAGATATTCTGAAAATAGACGGCTCACTCGTCAAAGATCTGGATACCTCGAAAATAGCCTTCACTATAACAGAATCGATCACCCTTTTTGCGAAGAAACTGCAGATAGAGTGTGTGGCCGAGTTTATTCACAGTGAAGAGATACTGCAAATAGTAAAAGACCTGGGTATAGAAAACGGCCAGGGATTCCACCTAGGCAGGCCGGAAGATCGGATCGCGGCTACTGCACAGGCATCTGAAACTTCTGCGTAACCAATTCACCCTCATCGTTGAAATAGAGATAGTAGAGCAGATCTTTTTTCACACTCTCTCCGGCAAGATACCTTAAAGCGAGATTGGCCTGCAGCGATGCGATGTGCATAACTATCGGTGCGGCAATGCCGGCCGGTTTGCGGTCCGTAATCTTGAAAGCATCGAAGCTGCTTCTCTCGATGAAGCAGACCTGTCCGTTGAAAGCTTCGACCGAGCCGTATATCCATGGGGCTCCGATCTGTTTTGCATACAGGTCTATCTGCGCACGGCTCGGCAGGTTGTCGGTTGCGTCCAGTATGAGGTCGTACTCTCTCGGCATCTTAGCGAACTCATCGAATCTTACCGTATAGGGAGTCACTTCGACGAAGGGGCAGCGGCTTTCTACCAGTTCGGCCGCAACTTCAGCCTTGAGCCTTCCCTCGTCACCCACCCTGAAAGCGATCTGCCTGTGGATATTGTGAACCGAAACCTCATCGAAATCGACAAGGTCGATATGCCCTACTCCGCTGGCTCCAAGGGCTATGGCCAGTGAGCTCCCCAGACCGCCGGAGCCTATGATGGCGATCTTTTTCTCCTGCAGCGAGGCTTGGGTATCCTCACCCCAGAGCATTACCTGCCGATTGAAATAGTGGAAATACTCCTCCATCTTAAACTCCGTTTTTCGGAGATTATAGCATATTAATTTTTCTAATCGGATCTTACTTTCAGCTGTTTTTCGAAACCCCAGGCCCTTTTGGCCTCCCTGGCCGCCTTTCTGTCGACAGGAACTACCATGAGGGACTCTTTGTCTTCAAGCAGGTTCAAAACCTCGCCTCTGGGGTCGACAAGCATTGAATCTCCGTAAAACTTCCACTTCAGCTCCCGGTCCGTATAGTCTCCGACCCTGTTGGCACGGAGAATATATATATTGTGCAGAAAGGCTCTGGTTTTTAGAATCTCTCTCCACCTGTTGTGCGATTCGAACGTAGAGGAGGTAGGCAGAAGCAGAACATCCACGTCACGGGCGTTCAGACGGTCGAAAAAATGGTTGAAATGGAGTTCGTACCCACCGATGACACCGAACCGCATCCCCCTGTGTGTAAAGACCATGGGATCTTCAAGCGGCTTCACTTCGTTTGCGAAGAAGCCGGCTTCGTCCCAGTGCCCGTAGTCCATAAGGATCTGCTGATTGTAGGTATGGGTACTTTTCGGCGAAACCTTTACGACCGTTTTGTAGCACTTGCCCCCTTTTACCTGAACGAGCGGCGCGACCACGACGATATCGTACTTTCTGCTCAGCTCCTTTATCATCGCCAGATGGTGGTCGCTCTGATCTTTTATCATATTGGCCGGCATCTTCTCAAGCTCTTTGAAGAAGTGGTTGAGTACATACTCCCCGAGCAGTATGATCTCCACATCTTTCGCTCTTGCCGTCTTGAAGTAGTGGTCCAGCGCATTGGGACTCATACCCTGTGTAGGCATCTGAAGCGCGGCGATACGGATCACGACTCGTCTCCGTTCCCGATTTCACTCTTCTCTATGGTCTCCACTTCGAGTTTGGCGTTCTCCAGTATGGTCCCCGCCTCCTTCAGCAGCTCCATCCCCTCTTTATAGAGCTGCACACTCTCCTCCAGAGGGATCTCGGGGTCCATCAGCCTCTCCATTATCTTTTTTGCCGCCTCGATCTTCCCTTCGAAGTCCATATCTCTCTTTTCAGCCACGAAACTCCTTTAATTACGATCTGATATTACGCAAAGCTTGAGCCAAGCCCAAGCTTTGGCGGGGACTGACCGTCCCCTGCACCCCCCTAAAGCTTCGAAATCGTAGATTTCGAGATGGCGTTACGCTTTTTGCGTAACATCAGTAAGTTATTTCAAAACATCCGCAACGTAGTCTGCAAACTTCTCCACTTCTACGAGAAACGCATCGTGACCGTAGTCGCTATCCACCTCGTAGTAGCTGACCAGGCCGCTCTGCCCCTGGGCATCCATCACTATCTTTATCTCTTTCATCTCTTCGGGCATAAAGAGGAGGTCCCTGCTGAAAGAGATGAGATGAAGATCCGTTTTTATTCTGCCGAGCGCCTCATCCAGCGTGTCGTATCCCCTCGAGATGTCGAAGATGTTTATCGCTTTGGTTATATAGAGGTAACTGAGAGGGTCGAACCATTTGCTGAACCCGTAACCGTTGTACTCCAGGTAACGCTCGACCTGGAACTTGCCGAAAAGCTCGAAAAGTCCGTCCGTCTCGACGTAACTGCGTCCGAACTTTCTGTCCATCGACTCGGGACTCAGATAGCTTATATGTCCCGCCATACGGCCGACAGCCAATCCTGTAAACCCCTCTTCCGCAAAATCGCCCGGCTCGTAGTTTCCGTTTTTGAATCTGGGATCTTTGATTATCGCTTCCTGAACGACCTTGTTGAAGGCTATCGCCCATGGGCGGGTAGCGTGCGTCGCGGCCATCGCGATGGTATGCTTCGCCAGACCCGGGTACTCCACCGCAAAACGGAGAGCCTGCATTCCACCCATCGAGCCGCCTATGACGGCGTGCAGCCGATCGATGCCCAGGCGGCTCAGAAGTATCCGCTGCGCCTTGACCATATCTTTTACCGTTACAACGGGAAACCGCAGACGGTAGCGCTCTTCACCGGGATAGATTTTGGACATCGGGCCTGTAGAGCCGTAGCAGCTTCCGATGACATTTACACATATCACGAAGTAGCGCTCCGTATCTACGGCCTTTCCGTCACCTATCAGCGCGTCCCACCAGCCCGGTTTTCTGTCTCCTTCATAGAGACCTGCGGCATGGTGGCTTCCGCTGAGGGCGTGCGTGATGAGTACGGCGTTGCTCTTCTCTTCGTTAAGCTCTCCGTAGGTCTCGTAGACCAGTTCGTACGGTTCGAGAATACGGCCGCTCTCCAGATATAGAGCATTCGTAAAGATCTCTTTACGTGTATCTATTTTCAAACGACTCCGCCCTCTCTTTCGCAATCATCCGGATCAATATCTCAGATATAATAGTTCGGTGCCTCTTTGGTTATCATCACATCGTGTACATGGCTCTCTTTGAGCCCCGCACTCGTGATCTCCACGAACTCGGCACGCTCCCAGAATCTCCGGATGTTTTCGCTGCCGCAATACCCCATCGAGGATCTAAGGCCTCCCGTAAGCTGGTGGATGACGTCGGCTATACGGCCTCTGTAGGGGACTCTCCCCTCTATCCCCTCCGGTACGAGCTTGTCCGCGGCCGTACCCTCCTGGAAGTAGCGGTCGGTGCTCCCT
It encodes the following:
- a CDS encoding homoserine O-acetyltransferase; this translates as MKIDTRKEIFTNALYLESGRILEPYELVYETYGELNEEKSNAVLITHALSGSHHAAGLYEGDRKPGWWDALIGDGKAVDTERYFVICVNVIGSCYGSTGPMSKIYPGEERYRLRFPVVTVKDMVKAQRILLSRLGIDRLHAVIGGSMGGMQALRFAVEYPGLAKHTIAMAATHATRPWAIAFNKVVQEAIIKDPRFKNGNYEPGDFAEEGFTGLAVGRMAGHISYLSPESMDRKFGRSYVETDGLFELFGKFQVERYLEYNGYGFSKWFDPLSYLYITKAINIFDISRGYDTLDEALGRIKTDLHLISFSRDLLFMPEEMKEIKIVMDAQGQSGLVSYYEVDSDYGHDAFLVEVEKFADYVADVLK
- a CDS encoding predicted amidohydrolase, with translation MIRIAALQMPTQGMSPNALDHYFKTARAKDVEIILLGEYVLNHFFKELEKMPANMIKDQSDHHLAMIKELSRKYDIVVVAPLVQVKGGKCYKTVVKVSPKSTHTYNQQILMDYGHWDEAGFFANEVKPLEDPMVFTHRGMRFGVIGGYELHFNHFFDRLNARDVDVLLLPTSSTFESHNRWREILKTRAFLHNIYILRANRVGDYTDRELKWKFYGDSMLVDPRGEVLNLLEDKESLMVVPVDRKAAREAKRAWGFEKQLKVRSD
- a CDS encoding sulfur carrier protein adenylyltransferase ThiF; this translates as MEEYFHYFNRQVMLWGEDTQASLQEKKIAIIGSGGLGSSLAIALGASGVGHIDLVDFDEVSVHNIHRQIAFRVGDEGRLKAEVAAELVESRCPFVEVTPYTVRFDEFAKMPREYDLILDATDNLPSRAQIDLYAKQIGAPWIYGSVEAFNGQVCFIERSSFDAFKITDRKPAGIAAPIVMHIASLQANLALRYLAGESVKKDLLYYLYFNDEGELVTQKFQMPVQ